One stretch of Zingiber officinale cultivar Zhangliang chromosome 6B, Zo_v1.1, whole genome shotgun sequence DNA includes these proteins:
- the LOC121991033 gene encoding transcription termination factor MTERF8, chloroplastic-like translates to MMKRLHYFSSFCKTVYFSRSPHPHYASLLFAVLPYSDSATAAAAASATGKHMFMVQYLVDSCGFDQEKATEASKLLKGIQSRQQPDSVLAFLKSYGFDDASVKRLLLYFPKCLLLDVEKTLAPKFRAFEDLGFSPSDIVDLVWSNPSTVKIKHERTVPKIEFWQGLLGSKDALVKLFKRNRAILSYSIEKKIQPNLELLRECGLDGPKHTSVLRYCPQIAAQNADFLKTLISRAEDLGVPQTSGMFHITLRALLMVSPEKFKMQMELFRSFGWSEDNFVAAFQKCPTFTQGSLTALQRKMEFLINEVGYASSFIAIRPILLIMSLERRLIPRHRILATLKSRGHCESDYKVTSYASLFE, encoded by the coding sequence ATGATGAAGAGGCTACATTACTTCTCCTCCTTCTGCAAAACCGTGTATTTCAGTCGTTCTCCTCACCCCCACTATGCTTCCCTCCTCTTTGCCGTCTTACCTTACTCGGACtccgccaccgccgccgccgccgcatcCGCCACCGGGAAGCACATGTTCATGGTCCAATACCTCGTCGACTCATGTGGCTTCGACCAGGAGAAGGCCACCGAGGCCTCGAAGCTTCTCAAGGGCATCCAATCCCGGCAGCAGCCCGACTCCGTCCTTGCTTTCCTCAAAAGTTACGGCTTCGATGACGCATCAGTAAAAAGGCTCCTACTTTACTTCCCCAAATGTCTTCTTTTGGACGTAGAGAAGACACTTGCCCCAAAGTTCCGAGCTTTCGAAGATCTGGGTTTCTCCCCATCCGACATCGTCGACCTCGTCTGGTCGAATCCCTCCACCGTCAAAATCAAACACGAACGCACTGTGCCTAAGATCGAATTTTGGCAAGGCCTTCTCGGGTCCAAGGATGCGCTGGTGAAGTTGTTCAAGAGAAACCGAGCGATTCTTTCGTACAGTATCGAGAAGAAGATCCAGCCCAACCTTGAGTTGCTCCGGGAATGTGGCTTGGACGGCCCAAAGCATACCTCTGTGTTGCGGTACTGCCCACAGATCGCGGCACAGAATGCTGATTTCTTGAAGACCTTGATCAGTCGCGCGGAGGACTTGGGAGTGCCACAGACATCGGGGATGTTCCATATTACTCTGCGTGCACTCTTGATGGTCAGTCcagagaagttcaagatgcaaatgGAATTGTTCCGGAGCTTCGGGTGGTCAGAGGACAATTTTGTTGCGGCATTCCAAAAGTGTCCTACCTTCACACAAGGGTCTTTGACGGCATTGCAGAGAAAAATGGAGTTTTTGATAAATGAGGTTGGCTATGCTTCTTCTTTCATTGCTATACGTCCGATACTATTGATAATGAGCTTGGAGAGAAGGTTAATTCCAAGACATCGGATCTTGGCAACCTTGAAGTCTAGGGGGCACTGTGAAAGTGATTACAAAGTGACGTCATATGCAAGCTTGTTTGAGTAG